The Lacipirellulaceae bacterium genome includes a region encoding these proteins:
- a CDS encoding molybdopterin converting factor, whose translation MQILLINNDGAGFADHVEVADGTTVETLFHRHVKHPRSEDYLIRVNRLPAARDQTLQEGDRVSITPRKIEGACRR comes from the coding sequence TTGCAAATCCTCTTAATCAACAACGACGGAGCCGGCTTCGCCGACCATGTCGAAGTCGCCGATGGAACGACCGTTGAGACGCTCTTTCATCGCCACGTCAAACATCCCCGCTCGGAAGATTATCTCATCCGGGTCAATCGCCTGCCCGCGGCACGCGACCAAACTCTCCAGGAAGGAGACCGCGTCTCGATCACGCCTCGCAAGATCGAAGGGGCGTGCCGCAGGTAA